From a region of the Candidatus Pantoea bituminis genome:
- the pheS gene encoding phenylalanine--tRNA ligase subunit alpha, with translation MSQLAELVAKATAAIDGSTDIAALDAVRVEYLGKKGYLTLQMTTLRELPAEERPAAGAVINEAKQQVTEHLTARKDALESAALNARLAAETIDVSLPGRRTENGGLHPVTRTIDRIENFFGELGFAVVTGPEIEDDYHNFDALNIPGHHPARADHDTFWFDATRLLRTQTSGVQIRTMKEQQPPIRIIAPGRVYRNDYDQTHTPMFHQMEGLIVDKNISFTNLKGTLHDFLNNFFEENLQIRFRPSYFPFTEPSAEVDVMGKNGKWLEVLGCGMVHPNVLRNVGIDPEIYSGFAFGMGMERLTMLRYGVTDLRAFFENDLRFLKQFK, from the coding sequence ATGTCCCAACTCGCAGAACTGGTGGCCAAAGCCACGGCGGCCATTGACGGGTCGACGGATATCGCCGCCCTTGACGCAGTACGCGTCGAATATTTGGGTAAGAAAGGATATCTGACGCTTCAGATGACCACACTACGCGAGCTGCCGGCAGAAGAGCGCCCAGCAGCAGGCGCGGTAATCAATGAAGCCAAGCAGCAAGTGACTGAGCATCTGACTGCGCGCAAAGATGCGCTGGAATCTGCAGCACTGAATGCACGTCTGGCAGCAGAAACCATCGACGTATCTCTGCCGGGTCGCCGCACTGAAAATGGTGGCTTGCATCCGGTTACGCGCACCATTGATCGTATCGAAAACTTTTTTGGTGAGTTAGGTTTCGCAGTCGTTACCGGCCCAGAAATTGAAGATGATTATCATAACTTTGATGCGCTGAATATTCCGGGGCACCATCCCGCTCGTGCCGATCACGATACCTTCTGGTTTGATGCTACGCGCCTGCTGCGCACGCAAACTTCGGGTGTACAGATTCGTACCATGAAAGAGCAGCAGCCACCCATTCGTATCATTGCGCCAGGGCGCGTGTATCGTAACGATTACGACCAAACGCACACGCCAATGTTCCATCAGATGGAAGGCCTGATTGTCGATAAAAACATCAGCTTTACCAATCTGAAAGGCACATTGCACGATTTCCTGAACAACTTCTTTGAAGAGAATTTGCAGATCCGCTTCCGTCCTTCCTATTTTCCCTTTACCGAGCCATCAGCAGAAGTCGATGTAATGGGTAAAAACGGCAAGTGGCTTGAAGTATTGGGCTGCGGCATGGTGCACCCGAACGTTCTGCGTAACGTAGGCATCGATCCTGAAATCTATTCCGGCTTTGCATTTGGTATGGGCATGGAGCGTCTAACCATGTTGCGCTATGGCGTAACCGATCTGCGTGCTTTCTTCGAAAATGATTTACGTTTCCTCAAACAATTTAAGTAA
- the rpmI gene encoding 50S ribosomal protein L35, protein MPKIKTVRGAAKRFKKTASGGFKRKHANLRHILTKKSTKRKRHLRPKGMVSKGDLGLVIACLPYA, encoded by the coding sequence ATGCCAAAGATTAAAACTGTACGTGGCGCGGCTAAGCGCTTCAAGAAGACCGCTTCTGGCGGCTTCAAGCGTAAACACGCAAACCTGCGTCATATTCTGACTAAAAAATCTACTAAGCGTAAACGTCACCTGCGCCCTAAAGGCATGGTTTCTAAAGGCGATCTGGGTCTGGTTATTGCCTGCCTGCCGTACGCATAA
- the infC gene encoding translation initiation factor IF-3 yields MKGGKRVQPTRPNRINSEIRATEVRLTGVDGEQLGIVSLREALEKAEESGVDLVEISPNAEPPVCRIMDYGKFLYEKSKSSKEQKKKQKVIQVKEIKFRPGTDDGDYQVKLRNLIRFLEEGDKAKITLRFRGREMAHQQIGMEVLNRVRKDLCEDLELAIVESFPSRIEGRQMIMVLAPKKKQ; encoded by the coding sequence ATTAAAGGCGGAAAACGAGTACAACCGACGCGTCCAAATCGAATCAACAGTGAAATCCGCGCGACAGAAGTGCGCCTAACAGGCGTTGATGGCGAGCAGCTTGGCATTGTCAGTCTACGTGAAGCTTTGGAAAAAGCTGAGGAATCGGGCGTTGATTTAGTAGAAATCAGCCCGAATGCCGAACCGCCGGTTTGCCGCATCATGGACTACGGCAAGTTCCTCTATGAGAAAAGCAAATCTTCTAAGGAACAGAAGAAGAAGCAAAAAGTTATTCAGGTTAAGGAAATTAAATTCCGTCCTGGAACCGATGATGGCGACTATCAGGTCAAACTACGCAACCTGATTCGCTTTCTGGAAGAAGGCGATAAAGCCAAAATCACGCTGCGTTTTCGCGGTCGTGAGATGGCGCACCAGCAGATCGGTATGGAAGTGCTTAATCGCGTCCGTAAAGATCTGTGTGAAGATCTGGAATTGGCCATTGTTGAATCTTTCCCTTCGAGGATTGAAGGCCGCCAGATGATCATGGTGCTCGCACCTAAGAAGAAACAGTAG
- a CDS encoding DUF481 domain-containing protein, translating into MKAFNKLSAVLLLSAGAFCHQALADNAVFTSMDDPSTAKKPFEGSAAAGYLAQTGNTTSSSLTAQTNMTWYKSSMAYSLWGNAANTSSNDERSSETYNIGGRSRYNVSNYDYLFGQASWLSDRFNGYDSRDVLTAGYGRQLLNGPVHSLRAEFGPGVRYDDFHDGGHETKALGYGAVSYQWQLTDTTKFVQGVSVLSSFGEDTTLNSETGLQVAINDHFALKLAYNVTWNNNPPESAPDRTDTKTSIMLSYAM; encoded by the coding sequence ATGAAAGCCTTCAACAAGCTGTCTGCTGTTCTTTTGCTCTCTGCTGGAGCGTTTTGTCATCAGGCATTGGCCGATAACGCCGTCTTTACGTCTATGGATGATCCTTCCACGGCCAAAAAACCGTTTGAAGGTTCTGCGGCTGCAGGTTATCTGGCTCAAACCGGTAACACCACCAGCTCATCGCTGACCGCGCAAACCAACATGACCTGGTATAAAAGCTCAATGGCTTATAGCTTGTGGGGCAATGCGGCTAATACCTCATCTAACGATGAGCGCTCTTCCGAAACCTACAACATTGGCGGCCGTAGCCGTTATAACGTGAGCAACTACGATTACCTGTTTGGTCAGGCAAGCTGGTTGAGCGACCGTTTCAACGGTTACGATTCACGTGACGTGTTAACCGCGGGTTATGGTCGTCAGCTTCTGAATGGTCCAGTGCATTCGCTGCGTGCTGAATTCGGTCCGGGTGTACGCTATGACGATTTCCACGACGGTGGACATGAAACTAAAGCGTTGGGTTATGGCGCTGTTAGCTACCAGTGGCAGCTGACTGACACCACCAAGTTCGTACAAGGTGTGTCTGTATTAAGCAGCTTCGGTGAAGATACCACGCTGAACTCAGAAACTGGCCTGCAGGTAGCGATCAACGATCACTTCGCGTTGAAACTGGCTTATAACGTGACCTGGAATAACAATCCGCCAGAATCTGCGCCAGATCGCACCGATACCAAAACATCGATCATGCTTTCTTACGCGATGTAA
- the ghoS gene encoding type V toxin-antitoxin system endoribonuclease antitoxin GhoS: MSSQSLTRYIVTFHFQESGLGDILELTSSMTSAGFTTTLTDDEGHPHELGTNSFGIVTTLEEAELKQQATAAGESILGKPPEVTISTLDAFLQDAANKSSSP, from the coding sequence ATGAGTAGCCAATCGTTAACCCGTTATATTGTGACCTTTCATTTTCAAGAATCTGGTCTAGGCGATATTCTCGAATTGACCAGCAGCATGACGTCAGCAGGCTTCACTACCACGCTGACGGATGATGAAGGGCATCCCCACGAACTGGGTACCAACAGTTTTGGTATCGTCACAACCCTTGAAGAAGCGGAATTGAAACAGCAGGCCACGGCGGCAGGTGAAAGCATTTTAGGAAAGCCTCCTGAAGTGACTATTTCAACGCTGGACGCTTTCTTACAAGACGCCGCGAATAAAAGTTCTTCTCCTTAA
- a CDS encoding YniB family protein, protein MTYQQAGRIAILKRVAGWIIFLLALLSTVISVLSFMFKHSEKQPGIDAVMLDFVHVIIDMVRFNTPFLGFFWHNSPVPDFNGQMNLGFWIIYILIFVGLALEASGSRMGRQARHIKEGVEDQMILEQAKGSEGRSRQQLEEKIRVPRHTLFLQVFPLYVLPVVIAIAGYFALSLLGFV, encoded by the coding sequence ATGACCTATCAACAGGCTGGCCGTATCGCCATCCTTAAGCGCGTCGCTGGCTGGATAATCTTTTTGCTGGCATTGCTTTCAACGGTAATTTCCGTGCTGAGCTTTATGTTTAAGCACAGTGAAAAGCAGCCAGGTATTGATGCTGTGATGCTGGATTTTGTGCATGTAATAATCGATATGGTGCGCTTCAATACGCCATTCCTTGGCTTCTTCTGGCATAACTCGCCGGTGCCCGATTTTAATGGTCAAATGAATCTCGGCTTCTGGATTATCTATATTCTGATTTTTGTGGGGCTGGCGCTGGAAGCATCAGGTTCACGCATGGGGCGCCAGGCGCGTCATATTAAAGAAGGTGTTGAGGATCAAATGATCCTTGAGCAGGCAAAAGGCAGCGAAGGGCGCTCGCGTCAGCAATTAGAAGAGAAGATTCGTGTGCCGCGTCACACCCTGTTCCTACAGGTTTTTCCGCTTTATGTTTTGCCTGTCGTCATCGCGATAGCGGGATATTTCGCTCTCTCCCTGCTGGGATTCGTTTAA
- the hxpB gene encoding hexitol phosphatase HxpB — MSYHRPVLAALFDMDGLIIDSEPLWDQAEMDIFSTLDVDLTRRNELPDTLGLRIDQVVRMWYETLPWNGPSQHEVTNRIIARSLSLIEETRPLLPGVKDALELCQQQGMKIGLASASPLHMLERVLEIFDLRAYFDVLVSAESLPYSKPHPQVYLDAAAKLGIDPLNCVTLEDSFNGMIATKAARMRSIVVPAAEYRDDPRWSLANVKLDTLTQLTVAHLQG, encoded by the coding sequence ATGTCTTATCACCGCCCTGTTCTTGCTGCCTTATTCGATATGGATGGATTGATTATCGATTCTGAACCTCTCTGGGATCAGGCTGAAATGGATATCTTCTCGACGCTGGACGTTGACCTGACGCGCCGTAATGAGCTGCCTGACACACTCGGCCTTCGTATCGATCAGGTGGTGAGAATGTGGTACGAAACACTGCCGTGGAATGGCCCAAGCCAACACGAAGTGACGAACCGCATTATTGCGCGTTCGCTTTCACTGATTGAGGAGACGCGTCCGCTGCTTCCAGGCGTGAAAGACGCGTTAGAACTGTGTCAGCAGCAGGGAATGAAAATTGGCCTCGCTTCTGCTTCACCGCTACATATGCTTGAGCGCGTATTAGAAATTTTTGATTTGCGCGCCTACTTTGATGTCCTGGTTTCTGCGGAATCCTTGCCTTACAGCAAACCGCATCCGCAGGTTTATCTGGATGCCGCTGCCAAACTCGGTATCGATCCCTTGAACTGCGTCACGCTGGAAGATTCGTTTAATGGCATGATTGCCACTAAAGCCGCACGCATGCGCTCTATTGTTGTGCCTGCAGCCGAATACCGTGACGATCCGCGTTGGTCGCTCGCCAATGTTAAACTCGACACGCTCACGCAGTTAACCGTTGCTCATCTTCAAGGCTAA
- the kduI gene encoding 5-dehydro-4-deoxy-D-glucuronate isomerase, whose amino-acid sequence MDVRQSIHSDHAKQLDTAALRREFLIEKIFEADTYTLTYSHIDRIIIGGVMPVNSTVNFGDELGKQFGVSYFLERRELGVINVGGPGVIEVDGKTWEIGNQEALYVGKGARNLSFRSDNPAQPAKFYYNSAPAHTTFPDKKITLQEASSTTLGDAATSNRRTINKFIVPDVLPTCQLTMGLTKLEEGSLWNTMPCHTHERRMEVYFYFDMSEETAVFHMMGKPQETRHLLVHNEQAVISPSWSIHAGVGTQRYTFIWGMVGENQVFDDMDHVKISELR is encoded by the coding sequence ATGGACGTTCGTCAAAGCATTCACAGCGATCACGCCAAGCAGTTGGATACCGCCGCGCTTCGTCGCGAATTTCTGATTGAGAAAATCTTCGAAGCAGATACCTATACGCTGACCTACAGCCACATTGATCGCATCATTATCGGCGGTGTAATGCCGGTGAACAGTACCGTTAACTTCGGCGATGAGCTCGGCAAGCAGTTTGGCGTGAGCTACTTTCTTGAGCGACGCGAACTCGGCGTGATCAACGTGGGCGGGCCGGGCGTGATTGAGGTTGATGGCAAAACCTGGGAAATCGGCAATCAAGAAGCGCTGTATGTCGGCAAAGGTGCCCGCAACCTCAGTTTCCGCAGCGACAATCCCGCTCAGCCCGCCAAGTTTTATTACAACAGTGCGCCCGCGCACACCACCTTTCCTGATAAAAAAATCACGCTACAAGAAGCCTCGTCGACAACGTTAGGCGATGCAGCCACATCCAATCGCCGCACAATCAACAAATTCATCGTGCCCGATGTTTTACCCACCTGCCAACTGACCATGGGTTTGACCAAACTGGAAGAAGGCAGCTTGTGGAACACCATGCCATGTCACACTCATGAGCGCCGCATGGAAGTCTACTTCTACTTTGATATGAGCGAAGAAACTGCGGTGTTCCATATGATGGGCAAGCCGCAAGAGACACGCCATCTGTTGGTACACAATGAGCAAGCCGTCATCTCGCCTAGCTGGTCAATTCACGCTGGCGTGGGTACACAGCGTTATACCTTTATCTGGGGCATGGTGGGTGAAAATCAGGTCTTTGATGACATGGATCACGTCAAAATCAGCGAACTGCGTTAA
- the kduD gene encoding 2-dehydro-3-deoxy-D-gluconate 5-dehydrogenase KduD — translation MILNAFNLEGKVALVTGCNTGLGQGMALGLAQAGCDIVGVNRAGPDDTQSKVEALGRKFWAVQADLTHPEVVSQVVEEAVAAAGKIDILVNNAGIIRREDALNFSEKDWDDVMNINSKSLFFLSQQVARQFIAQGHGGKIINIASMLSFQGGIRVPSYTASKSAVMGLTRLMANEWAKHHINVNAIAPGYMATNNTEQIRNDESRSEEILGRIPAGRWGNPDDMMGPVVFLASAASDYVNGYTLAVDGGWLAR, via the coding sequence ATGATACTGAATGCATTTAATCTGGAAGGTAAAGTGGCGCTGGTAACCGGCTGCAACACCGGTTTAGGACAAGGAATGGCGCTTGGACTGGCACAAGCAGGTTGCGATATCGTTGGTGTCAACCGTGCCGGTCCTGATGACACCCAAAGCAAAGTCGAAGCGCTGGGTCGCAAATTTTGGGCCGTGCAGGCCGATCTTACTCATCCTGAAGTGGTTTCTCAGGTTGTCGAAGAAGCCGTCGCCGCCGCCGGTAAAATTGACATTCTGGTAAACAATGCCGGCATTATCCGTCGCGAAGATGCGCTGAACTTCAGTGAAAAAGACTGGGATGATGTCATGAACATCAACAGCAAAAGCTTGTTCTTTCTCTCTCAGCAGGTAGCACGCCAGTTTATTGCCCAAGGTCACGGCGGCAAGATCATCAACATTGCCTCCATGCTCTCCTTCCAGGGCGGGATTCGCGTTCCTTCGTATACGGCTTCAAAAAGTGCAGTGATGGGTTTAACCCGCCTGATGGCCAATGAATGGGCAAAACACCACATCAATGTAAATGCCATCGCGCCGGGCTATATGGCGACCAATAATACCGAGCAGATACGTAACGACGAATCACGTAGCGAGGAAATTCTTGGCCGCATTCCAGCCGGACGCTGGGGTAATCCTGATGACATGATGGGACCGGTCGTTTTTCTCGCTTCTGCCGCCTCCGACTATGTCAACGGGTATACGCTCGCCGTTGATGGAGGATGGCTGGCACGTTAA
- a CDS encoding metal-dependent hydrolase has product MTGEGHIIFAIASAIFAKRAELTPVMAEADWWHLIPATLLTCLLPDIDHPKSLLGQRLRWISQPIARVFGHRGFTHSLLAVAAALWLFQVNVPKEWPLPADVLQGMTLGYLSHIVADMLTPAGVPLLWPCRWRFRLPILRSQKGNQLERVLCLGLVGYALWFPVGMPSFGANGWPSQLFDTLQNGVSRLISAQSAQ; this is encoded by the coding sequence ATGACGGGCGAAGGCCACATCATTTTTGCCATTGCCAGCGCTATATTCGCTAAACGCGCCGAACTCACTCCAGTGATGGCGGAAGCGGATTGGTGGCATTTGATCCCAGCAACGTTACTTACCTGCTTGCTGCCTGATATCGATCACCCTAAGTCCCTGCTCGGCCAACGATTAAGATGGATTTCTCAGCCTATCGCACGCGTCTTTGGTCATCGCGGATTTACTCACAGCCTGCTGGCCGTCGCTGCGGCATTATGGTTGTTTCAAGTCAACGTTCCCAAAGAGTGGCCGCTTCCGGCTGATGTGCTGCAAGGCATGACGCTGGGTTATCTCAGTCATATTGTGGCAGACATGCTTACACCTGCCGGTGTACCGCTGTTGTGGCCCTGCCGCTGGCGTTTTCGCTTGCCGATTCTCAGAAGCCAAAAAGGCAATCAGCTGGAACGTGTTTTGTGCCTTGGCTTGGTGGGATACGCCTTGTGGTTTCCGGTCGGAATGCCTTCCTTTGGTGCAAACGGTTGGCCCAGCCAATTGTTTGATACGCTGCAAAATGGCGTCAGTCGCCTCATCTCTGCACAAAGTGCACAGTAA
- a CDS encoding L-cystine transporter codes for MDLPLILNIVAFVLLLALLSRFGRNSWSLSKKVLTGLVIGVLFGLVLQLIYGENSATLKTSISWFNIVGNGYVQLLQMIVMPLVFVSILSAVARLHNASSLGKISVLTIGVLLFTTAISALVGVFVTGLFGLSAEGLVQGVQETARLSAIQSNYVGKVSDLSVPQLLLSFIPKNPFADLTGANPTSIISVVIFAAFLGVAALQLLKDDEVKGQRVLVAIDTLQSWVMKLVRLIMKLTPYGVLALMTKVVAGSNLQDIVKLGSFVVASYLGLAMMFAVHALLLSVNGINPMRFFRKVWPVITFAFTSRSSAASIPLSVETQTRRLGVPESIASFAASFGATIGQNGCAGLYPTMLAVMVAPTVGINPFDPLWIATLVGIVTLSSAGVAGVGGGATFAALIVLPAMGLPVTLVALLISIEPLIDMGRTALNVNGSMTAGSLTSRWLGLTDKKVLESDEHAELAHR; via the coding sequence ATGGACCTTCCTCTTATTCTAAATATTGTGGCTTTTGTGCTGCTACTGGCGCTGCTTTCGCGGTTCGGTCGCAATTCATGGAGCCTGTCGAAAAAAGTGCTGACCGGTTTAGTGATCGGTGTGCTTTTTGGTTTGGTATTACAGCTGATTTATGGTGAAAACAGCGCAACGCTGAAAACCTCCATTAGCTGGTTCAATATTGTCGGTAATGGTTATGTACAGCTCCTGCAAATGATCGTCATGCCGCTGGTGTTTGTCTCCATTCTCAGCGCCGTGGCACGCCTGCATAACGCCTCGTCATTGGGTAAGATCAGCGTACTTACTATTGGTGTGCTGCTGTTTACTACGGCAATTTCAGCGTTGGTTGGCGTATTTGTTACCGGCCTGTTTGGCCTGAGCGCTGAAGGTTTAGTGCAAGGTGTGCAAGAAACCGCGCGCCTGAGTGCTATTCAAAGCAACTATGTTGGCAAGGTTTCCGATCTCAGCGTTCCACAACTGCTGCTCTCCTTTATCCCAAAAAATCCGTTTGCCGATCTGACAGGCGCGAACCCAACTTCGATCATCAGCGTGGTGATTTTTGCTGCTTTCCTCGGCGTAGCTGCATTGCAACTGCTGAAAGATGATGAAGTAAAAGGTCAGCGCGTGCTGGTGGCGATTGATACGCTGCAATCCTGGGTAATGAAGCTGGTGCGTCTTATCATGAAGCTGACGCCGTATGGCGTGCTGGCGTTGATGACCAAAGTGGTTGCCGGTTCGAACCTGCAAGACATTGTTAAACTCGGCAGCTTCGTGGTGGCCTCTTATCTGGGTCTGGCAATGATGTTTGCCGTGCATGCGCTCCTGCTGTCGGTAAATGGCATTAATCCGATGCGCTTCTTCCGCAAAGTTTGGCCGGTAATTACCTTTGCTTTTACCAGCCGCTCCAGCGCTGCCAGCATTCCATTAAGTGTTGAAACGCAGACGCGTCGCTTGGGTGTTCCTGAATCCATTGCCAGTTTTGCCGCCTCATTTGGTGCCACCATCGGTCAAAATGGGTGTGCTGGACTTTACCCAACCATGCTGGCGGTAATGGTGGCGCCTACCGTCGGTATCAACCCATTTGATCCGCTGTGGATTGCGACGCTGGTTGGCATTGTTACGCTTAGCTCTGCAGGCGTAGCAGGCGTGGGTGGCGGTGCGACTTTTGCAGCGCTGATTGTACTGCCTGCAATGGGCCTGCCGGTAACGTTGGTGGCGCTGCTAATCTCCATCGAACCGTTGATTGATATGGGCCGTACCGCCTTGAACGTGAATGGTTCAATGACAGCAGGCTCGTTGACCAGCCGCTGGTTAGGTTTAACAGACAAAAAAGTGTTGGAAAGCGACGAGCACGCCGAGCTGGCACATCGCTAA
- a CDS encoding DUF6515 family protein: MKKVIASVLALTLLSPVFAFAHPGDWGHGPGPHWGGGGPHWEGPGRLGFLPDAATAVLIGGLTYYLLNGSYYQRQGDNYVVVEPPAEPSGGGMRVLDFNGKRFYVQEGHYYQREINGDYVEVPRPSGL, encoded by the coding sequence ATGAAAAAAGTTATCGCCTCGGTACTGGCGTTAACCCTGTTATCGCCTGTTTTTGCCTTTGCTCATCCTGGTGATTGGGGGCATGGGCCGGGCCCACATTGGGGAGGCGGAGGTCCACACTGGGAGGGGCCAGGTCGACTGGGTTTCCTGCCTGACGCCGCTACCGCCGTATTGATTGGTGGACTCACCTATTACCTGCTCAATGGCAGTTACTATCAGCGACAGGGCGACAATTACGTTGTCGTTGAGCCTCCTGCTGAACCTTCCGGCGGCGGCATGCGCGTCCTGGACTTTAACGGCAAGCGGTTTTATGTGCAGGAAGGTCACTACTATCAGCGTGAAATCAACGGCGATTATGTTGAGGTCCCGCGCCCTTCGGGTTTATAA
- the osmE gene encoding osmotically-inducible lipoprotein OsmE: MNKVMGCIAAALTLAALSGCTTYDRAESYVTKPVVKDVKKGMTRDQVRQIAGTPSTEITMVHARGTCQTYVLGERDGKPQTYFVSYSDTGRVMNYGFQSCAEYDTDPQANQ; the protein is encoded by the coding sequence ATGAATAAAGTGATGGGATGTATCGCTGCGGCGCTGACGCTGGCTGCTCTGTCTGGTTGTACGACTTACGATCGCGCAGAAAGCTACGTGACTAAGCCGGTAGTTAAGGATGTCAAAAAAGGGATGACGCGCGATCAGGTTCGCCAAATCGCCGGTACGCCGTCAACTGAAATCACGATGGTTCACGCACGCGGCACTTGCCAGACTTATGTACTGGGCGAGCGCGATGGAAAACCGCAGACCTACTTCGTGAGCTATAGCGATACCGGTCGCGTTATGAATTATGGCTTCCAGAGCTGTGCTGAGTACGATACTGACCCACAAGCTAATCAGTAA
- a CDS encoding TetR/AcrR family transcriptional regulator codes for MTKQREAREERHRTRKDEIISAARHCFRQFGFHAASMAQLARGANLSVGQIYRYFPSKDALIEEMVKRIVDNKVAAMSDHFDAQHIATLLACRITLSEEDEMLMLEVAAEASRNPRVAEILSAADERIFSNACHNMQLNHPQLNEEQITARVEVLAVLVEGTAFRQLTPQKASATSLHSLYHALIHHIVKNSEDK; via the coding sequence ATGACCAAACAGCGTGAAGCCCGAGAAGAACGCCATCGCACCCGCAAGGATGAAATCATCTCAGCGGCGCGTCACTGCTTTCGCCAATTCGGTTTTCACGCGGCCAGTATGGCGCAGCTGGCAAGGGGTGCAAATCTCAGCGTCGGGCAAATTTATCGCTATTTTCCCAGCAAAGACGCGCTGATTGAAGAGATGGTAAAGCGCATCGTCGACAACAAAGTTGCGGCCATGAGCGACCATTTCGACGCCCAGCACATTGCGACCCTGCTTGCCTGTCGCATAACGCTAAGCGAGGAGGATGAAATGCTGATGCTGGAAGTGGCTGCCGAAGCGAGCCGCAATCCACGCGTGGCAGAAATACTGAGCGCTGCTGATGAGCGTATTTTCAGTAATGCCTGCCATAACATGCAGCTGAATCATCCGCAGCTTAATGAAGAGCAGATTACCGCTCGCGTTGAGGTACTGGCGGTGCTGGTTGAAGGTACCGCCTTTCGTCAGTTGACACCGCAGAAGGCGTCAGCCACCTCACTTCACTCCCTTTACCACGCCTTGATTCATCATATTGTTAAAAATTCAGAGGATAAATGA
- a CDS encoding multidrug effflux MFS transporter, with product MTPAHSNRLVYAITLGLLAALGPLCIDLYLPALPQLAHDLNTETSTAQLSLTAGLLGLGAGQLLFGPMSDKFGRIRPLMLSLVLLFIASIGCALAQDINQLLLARLFEGLAGAGGAVLSRAVARDMYSGHELTRFFALLMLVNGLAPIAAPVLGGVLMTVLNWRGIFVVLGCIAVLLIFLARWKLHETLPEERRSKGSIFSAYAALGQVITHRPFMGFCLTQGFMMSGMFAYIGASPFVLQQIYGLSPQAFSFCFAANGVGLVIASQTSARLCPLWGEYRVLKGGLTLAFVASSLLLLATLTAAPLPLLLVALFFTIASNGVIATTASSLAMQSQGHRAGSASAVIGVTMFSLGALAVPITGIGGTSVLSMTATIFGCFMSAIVMFTLLAKNLSPR from the coding sequence ATGACACCTGCACACTCTAACCGGCTGGTCTATGCCATCACGCTGGGATTACTGGCAGCACTTGGGCCGCTTTGTATCGATCTCTATTTACCTGCGTTGCCACAACTCGCGCACGATCTGAATACTGAAACCTCCACTGCACAACTCAGCCTGACAGCAGGTTTATTAGGGCTTGGCGCGGGACAACTTTTGTTTGGCCCGATGAGTGACAAATTTGGCCGCATTCGCCCACTGATGTTATCGCTGGTTCTGCTGTTTATCGCCTCGATAGGGTGCGCACTGGCACAGGATATTAACCAGCTTCTGCTGGCGCGTCTGTTCGAAGGATTAGCCGGTGCGGGCGGCGCAGTGTTATCACGTGCGGTGGCGCGTGATATGTACAGCGGGCACGAGCTTACTCGCTTCTTTGCTCTGCTAATGCTGGTTAACGGTCTGGCGCCCATCGCTGCGCCCGTGCTGGGTGGCGTGCTGATGACGGTGCTTAATTGGCGTGGCATTTTTGTGGTGCTGGGCTGCATCGCCGTGTTGCTGATCTTCCTCGCACGTTGGAAATTACATGAAACGTTACCTGAAGAGCGCCGCAGTAAAGGATCCATCTTTTCAGCCTATGCCGCTTTAGGCCAGGTGATAACGCATCGTCCCTTTATGGGTTTTTGCCTGACCCAGGGCTTTATGATGTCAGGCATGTTTGCCTATATCGGCGCTTCACCTTTCGTCTTACAGCAAATTTACGGTTTATCGCCGCAGGCCTTCAGCTTCTGCTTCGCTGCCAATGGTGTCGGCCTGGTTATCGCCTCGCAAACCAGCGCCCGCCTCTGCCCGCTTTGGGGTGAATATCGCGTGCTAAAAGGCGGCTTGACGCTGGCCTTTGTCGCCTCAAGCCTGCTGTTGCTGGCCACCCTCACCGCTGCGCCATTACCGCTGCTGCTGGTCGCTCTTTTCTTTACCATCGCCAGTAATGGCGTGATTGCGACTACGGCCTCTTCGTTGGCAATGCAGAGCCAGGGGCATCGTGCAGGCAGCGCATCGGCTGTTATTGGCGTCACGATGTTCAGTCTGGGCGCTTTGGCTGTGCCGATCACCGGTATCGGCGGAACTTCGGTCTTAAGCATGACGGCAACGATCTTTGGCTGCTTCATGTCGGCGATAGTGATGTTCACGCTGCTGGCAAAAAACCTGAGCCCAAGGTGA